Proteins co-encoded in one Lineus longissimus chromosome 11, tnLinLong1.2, whole genome shotgun sequence genomic window:
- the LOC135495327 gene encoding probable methyltransferase-like protein 24, whose amino-acid sequence MTWPRQSLVFSVALLILIVIIFLTFYQIAWRQSSEVPTVAFADMRRLAPAGTQRQAFPSYIDFSRKGKERFLYEVRDFWEAEALHTALMDHTEVKCNDIKGKGSGDGKWNVCMDPAYKPKSPCLVYSFGIANDFSFDDALAAMGCNVHAFDPSMKQGDHKHAEHVWFHNLGVGVNNTDTFSPRKDVYVKDEQKWKIRDVATILKELGHEGKTIDILKMDVEGYEFHVIKNMLETGVLDHVRQFLVEYHVFDENRFKFVELFKITRELYDAGFRRFFSFRLIYPCPYKYCNQANIGFINTKFGKK is encoded by the exons ATGACGTGGCCACGGCAAAGTCTGGTCTTCTCCGTCGCCCTACTCATAttgatcgtcatcatcttccTGACATTCTATCAAATCGCATGGAGACAGAGCTCAGAG GTTCCGACGGTTGCATTTGCAGACATGCGGAGACTAGCGCCAGCGGGCACCCAGAGACAAGCCTTCCCGAGTTATATAGACTTTAGTAGAAAGGGAAAAG AACGGTTTCTCTATGAGGTTCGGGATTTCTGGGAAGCTGAAGCACTTCACACTGC GCTTATGGATCACACCGAGGTCAAATGCAATGACATCAAAGGGAAAGGCAGTGGAGACGGCAAATGGAACGTGTGTATGGACCCCGCGTACAAACCCAAGTCACCCTGCCTCGTCTATTCATTCGG AATAGCTAATGACTTCTCTTTCGACGATGCTTTAGCGGCGATGGGATGTAATGTTCACGCGTTTGATCCGAG CATGAAGCAGGGAGACCACAAGCACGCCGAGCATGTGTGGTTTCACAACCTCGGCGTCGGCGTCAACAACACGGACACATTCAGTCCAAGGAAGGATGTTTACGTCAAAGACGAACAGAAGTGGAAGATACGCGACGTGGCGACCATATTAAAGGAGCTTGGACACGAGGGG AAAACCATCGACATTTTGAAGATGGACGTTGAAGGCTACGAATTCCACGTCATCAAGAATATGTTGGAGACGGGCGTTCTCGACCACGTGCGGCAATTTCTCGTCGAGTATCACGTGTTCGACGAGAACCgtttcaaatttgttgaactcttCAAAATCACGCGAGAACTCTACGACGCGGGATTCCGCCGTTTTTTCTCGTTTCGGCTAATTTATCCGTGTCCGTATAAATACTGCAATCAGGCTAATATTGGATTCATCAACACCAAGTTTGGGAAAAAGTGA
- the LOC135495917 gene encoding ras-related protein Rab-43-like, with protein sequence MATGRGPMFKLVLLGEVGVGKTSLFFRLRDNVFNQHIKTTTGIDSCSKTVTAGDVQVTFCVWDTAGVERFRTLTRNYYRSAHISVLIYSLDDPSSLHFLPKWIDDTKDFAPNALKVLVGNKADLASKVPEDNVKDFASIYNCDMVFWVSAKTGEGIDDALIKIAEKMLDTLKREECQGGLFDEKDRKRLTDESSGGSGCGC encoded by the exons ATGGCCACGGGGAGAGGGCCTATGTTCAAGTTAGTCTTGCTCGGAGAAGTTGGAGTTGGAAAAACGTCGCTCTTCTTCCGCCTTCGAGATAATGTGTTTAATCAACACATCAAGACTACGACCGGGATAGATAGTTGTTCGAAGACAGTTACGGCTGGAGATGTGCAAGTTACG TTTTGTGTTTGGGATACAGCTGGCGTAGAAAGGTTTCGCACCCTGACCAGAAACTACTACCGAAGTGCTCATATATCTGTCCTAATCTACAGCCTCGACGACCCGTCGTCTTTACACTTCCTGCCAAAATGGATTGACGACACCAAGGACTTCGCACCAAATG CGTTGAAGGTTTTGGTAGGAAATAAAGCTGATCTCGCATCAAAGGTACCAGAGGATAATGTCAAAGACTTTGCTTCGATCTACAATTGTGATATGGTGTTCTGGGTCTCCGCCAAGACGG GCGAAGGTATTGATGACGCACTAATCAAAATAGCTGAAAAGATGCTGGATACACTGAAGAGGGAGGAGTGTCAAGGGGGACTATTCGATGAAAAAGACAGAAAGCGTTTGACGGATGAAAGCTCTGGGGGTTCTGGGTGTGGCTGCTGA
- the LOC135495328 gene encoding P2Y purinoceptor 2-like, producing MDVLSERLSTAPSDEASSLLLNIISALTTFTNKYIMGVVMILGIFGNILSIVIFGRCKRRDLVTVTYLTPLAYADLITLIYGAFSWISTGIYEKPVAYFYVEAQPSFAPMLLCKFIRYIYRTFSSISSYILVLFSCERCIGILLPLNVRFLISTRRRLAAIALTCILLVVLNCPVIIYNTLYYVGDTSNIICYFSLPNLSNVEMFFFIQSMDSLLPHALPCCLILLFSIIIILGLRRADRETAAVTGGRTKRDNSNLVSLLLVCLLYIVSTAPYVFAWGYFDYYDVYLRDFTGHTKQEVTAVYKLGMFSTSISMMNYSFNFLIYSFTLKIYKEELQKMADVCLGRRQVSSGTSRKTKCVEEKSENTNR from the coding sequence ATGGATGTTTTATCGGAACGCCTATCAACAGCTCCGTCGGATGAGGCGAGCTCTTTGCTGTTGAATATAATCAGTGCACTTACTACTTTCACCAACAAATACATCATGGGAGTGGTCATGATTTTAGGCATATTCGGGAACATTTTATCGATTGTCATCTTCGGGAGATGCAAGAGGCGAGATTTGGTGACCGTGACCTATTTGACCCCGCTGGCCTACGCTGACCTCATCACACTTATCTACGGGGCCTTCTCGTGGATTTCCACGGGAATTTACGAGAAACCTGTTGCGTATTTCTACGTCGAGGCCCAACCATCATTTGCTCCTATGCTGCTCTGCAAATTTATCCGTTACATATACCGAACCTTTTCGAGTATTTCTTCATATATTCTCGTACTGTTTTCCTGTGAGAGGTGTATTGGGATTCTGCTGCCTTTGAATGTTCGCTTTCTCATTTCAACAAGACGGCGCCTAGCCGCAATCGCCCTGACATGTATCTTACTGGTGGTGTTGAACTGTCCAGTGATCATTTACAACACGCTCTACTACGTAGGTGATACAAGCAATATCATCTGTTACTTCTCTCTCCCGAATCTTTCGAATGTTGAGATGTTCTTCTTCATCCAATCCATGGACAGCCTGCTCCCCCACGCCCTCCCCTGCTGCCTTATCCTCTtgttcagcatcatcatcatcctgggACTCCGCCGGGCGGATAGAGAGACAGCAGCAGTCACGGGAGGGAGGACGAAGCGTGACAACTCAAACCTGGTCAGTCTGTTGCTCGTGTGTTTGCTGTACATTGTCAGCACTGCACCGTACGTGTTTGCCTGGGGCTACTTTGACTACTACGATGTGTATCTGAGAGATTTCACCGGTCACACGAAACAAGAAGTCACCGCTGTCTACAAGCTTGGCATGTTCTCCACCTCTATCTCGATGATGAACTACAGCTTCAACTTCCTCATCTACTCGTTCACTCTCAAAATTTACAAAGAGGAACTTCAGAAAATGGCTGATGTGTGTCTCGGGAGGAGACAGGTCTCCTCGGGAACATCCAGGAAGACTAAATGTGTAGAAGAGAAGAGCGAGAACACGAATCGTTGA